The Fusarium poae strain DAOMC 252244 chromosome 2, whole genome shotgun sequence nucleotide sequence TGCAGCGAACTACAGCCGCGAGCTGGCTGATTTCATCATCTACGTTATCGATGTCAGTGGTGGCGACAAGATCCCCAGAAAGGGTGGTCCTGGTATCACCCAGAGTGACCTGCTGGTCGTGAACAAGACCGACCTGGCAGAGCTTATTGGCGCCGACCTGGGCGTTATGGAGAGGGATGCCAGAAAGATTCGAGAGGGGGGGCCTACGGTCTTTGCGCAGGTCAAGAAGGACGTTGGTGTAGACCACATCATCAACTTGATCAAGAGCGCATGGAAGGCCAGTGGCGCCGAGGAACAGAGACGAAGCAAGGGAGGCCCAAGACCAACAGAGGGTCTTGAGCAGCTAGAATAAGAGTAACATCACATAATCACTAAAAATAAACAACGATATTGaaaactttatataaaagggaAAACCAAAAACGCCAACTTTTTAAATCTAAGGTATACCGAGTGTCGTGATAATCTATGCCTGGTCATCCATCATCATATCGCCATCCTCCTGTATCTTGCTAGTAGCAAAATCCAGTAGCGGTCCCTCCACAGGAACAGCGTTTCGTGGCCACACCCGCTTGTACAAACTGACACCAATAGAGTCTTGAGGGTTGATGCGTCCATCGAATGTAGCCTTGAAGTAACCATGTGTACCAAGAGGCTCCTTCATGAAACCGCTGCGTCCTCGCCTGGTCCACAATGGTAGGGCCTTGAACCACTCGACGTCTTCTCTGTTGAAGAACATGTATCGGATGGTGACAATTCTCTTGTTGATATGGTAGGGGTGACCAGTAAGGATGATACGCTTTGCGATGACGCGAGATGTTGAGGGTGGTATGGCAGTTCCTGTGCCGATGAGAGACATGCCAATGTGAGggccatcttcctcctcgttcTTATCAACATCCTCGGCGGTAGTTCGCTTGAAGAATAGTACAGGCACGGCACCCCATGTTAGAGGACCCATGAAAGTCGCAATAGCTGATTGTCCAGGGTGGATGAATCGGCAGTACTTGTGGACATCGTTTGGTGTCTGTCCAGGCTGGGAGTATAAGGGCTTGATCACCATACGGCGAGGTCCACACTGGACGATGAgctcctccttggccttgatggACTTGGTAAAGTCGGAGCTAAGGTTGAACAGATAGTTGACAGCAGTCTTCTTGTTCTCGTGTCGCagaagagagaagagagtcAATGGCTTCTTGGGGTCGTAGGTCTTCTCCTGGATGGGAGAGACGCCCTTGATGTAGATGTGAACCCGGGTTCCAGGCTCAACTCCACCGACCAAGGCCTCTCTTGTGACTTGTGACTTGGAAGATTGGTAGTTGGGAACTTGGAGAAGACGCCTCCACTCCTCAGGCTCATGTGCACGATCCTCAGACTCCTTCCACACACTTGTTCGCAGACTCTTGAGACCACGGTAACGAGCCAGACGCTCGCGGGCCAGAACACCAGGGTGCAATTCAATCTCGTCAGGAAACTCCATATCGTCCTGCTCCTCGGTTCGCTTGCCTTCACGATATTGTTTGAGCTGCTTAAggtcttcctcctcatctgGCTCAATCATCATCTCCGACTGGGGATATTCTGAAGGAGCACCCTCTGTGCCTGGCGCAGGGGCGTAACCCTCAATACCATCCTCAGGACGGGCTTGTTCAGCATCCTCATCCGGCATCTCGTAATCCTCCATGTCGGACTCGGAGTCAGAGACGTCCTCCAAATACCAGGCGGACTGGTAATTGGAGGTACCCTTGGGCACTCGCTTCTTAATCTTTCtcgcttcctcctcttcgtctgTGAAGTAGTGGTGGTCGTCGAGGAGAACACCCTTCTGCTCGCTGGCACTAGCCTCCATCTCAGCGTCATCAGCGTCCATCATGACCTCCTCAGGGGCCAACTCCACCAACTCGTCACGGTCCGCAGTGGCCTCGTCCAGAACCTTGCCAGCCTCTTCAGGATCAATGGTCATTTCCTCACCCCTCTTCTTGATCTGCTTAGGCAGAGGAGCAGACTCGATCTTCTCAATCTGGAAAGTTCCCCAATCGCCAACCTGGACGAGACGGTCGGCCTTGAGACCCTTTCCACGAACGATACCGGTGATAACTGTGGGCTCGGATTCGGAGTATGCGAACTTGATATCCTCGGCAAGCATCCAACTCCTCTCGTCTCTCCATCGGATACCCTTGGGTGTTGTGTTGCATAATGATCGCATGAGGTTGGCGCATTCCTGTCGGTTCTCGATGCTGTAGAGCTTCTCCTGCTCAGGGTGGAAGTGAGTGATGAAAGATCTGAGAGATCCCAGAACACTCTGTCGCTGCTTCGCGGGCTCGACCTTGTCAAGTCCCTCAACAATAGTGAAGAGAGTGGACATGCCCTGGCTCTCGACACTGCGCAAGATCAACTCTCCAAGttcatcaacctcgacacTGGCAGATAGGACGACAATAACGAAATCGGCCACACGGGCGGCATCAAGACAGGCGTTCAAATCTCGCTCGATAGGAATGTACTGAAGCTTTTGCTTGAATCGATCGACCGACACTCGGTAGTTACCGCCTTCAGCGTTGTCTTCGATATCGACACTGTTGTTCAGGTGCTTGATCGTGGCGTTGAGATCGGTGCCAGCGCAAAGAGGAATAAGAGCGACATGTCGAGGAGCGCCATCCTTTCCAGCGAAAACCAGAGTATCCTTGACTTGTTCCTTGTGCTTATTCAAACGAGCCTGCTTAGCCTGGTTGCGTCGGTCGAATTTAGACATGACTTGTTGGTGAGGAGTCTTTCGGTTTCCCTTTTCGTTGGAAACTCTACCTGTCAAAATGTCAGAACCGCGATCATACGATATAATACCCGAAGGGAGAATCCTTACCCTTCGCGCGATCTCTCAACTCATGTTTGGAGGCAGCCCTTGACTTGAAGGACTTGTGTGTGACCTTTGTGGTCGGCCTGTGGGAATGAGCCACTGCGGTAGGCATCTTGCTCTCGCCTCCGGCTTTAAATCGAAATGGTAATGAAGCCAGATTGAGCGACAGAAAAAATATCGAATTTCGTGTGAATTACAGGCAGAATGATGGCAATATCATCGATATTGTAGGCGGTGATGGCGGGGTTAAATCCAAAATATTTTTGTGTTTATCGATAGTGGCGGTTGATGCCTGGACATAAAGAAACCCTCATCAATTAAGTCCTGAGTCGTGTTCGTCTTTACATGAGAAACATGATTAAAATCGCAATCCAGTCGCATATATCTCTATATGGTATCCAAtcatattaataatatttattccTACCATAGACGTTAATTCTTTACCCAATTCAACCAAACATACTGTTAGTTCGACATGACATTGGCAGTGAGTATAATGATAATTTATTCTGTCACCCAGTAGAGGACCCACACAACCAATAGATTCGACACGATAAGCTGTGAATTTTTTTGTCGATAAGGAAAGTTGTATGCCAATCCATTCTGCCGTCCAGCTTCAAGTTATCTTTTCCCCAAGTGAGCGCGTCCACGATACGAAAATATGGAGGTCGACAGAGTTGATACGACCACTTCCAAAGTGCGCGACAATGGCGCACTTGCCGTTGAAGGCGCCCGAACAGAACTCGTTCCTCGCAGTGAGCGAGAACGTGCTCGTCGAATTCGAGAAGCCCACAAGGCCTACGGTCGAGGCAAGAAGGTCAATCTCAAGGCgatcaaggacaagaagcttCGAAGCAACATGAAGCGCCTCGAGAGCAAGTACGAAGATGCCAcactcaaggccaaggatgCAGAAATTCTGCTCGAGAACACGTCGGGTTTTCTCGAGGCCGAGGACGAGCTCGAACGAACATACAAGGTCCGACAAGACGATATTACCTCTGGTGTAGCGGTGGGCACTGCGCAGAAGCGATTCGAACTTACTCTGGATCAACTAGGACCCTATCAGTTTGATTACTCGAGGAATGGGCGGGACCTGTTGCTCGGTGGTCGAAAGGGACATGTTGCGACAATGGATTGGCGAGAAGGCAAGCTTGGATGTGAGCTGCAGTTGAACGAGACGATTCGGGACGTGAAGTGGCTACACAACAACCAGTACTTTGCGGTTGCTCAGAAGAAGTACGTCTACATCTACGATCACAATGGCGTGGAACTGCATACCTTGAGGAAACACCAGGAGGTGTCTCACATGGAGTTTCTGCCATACCACTACCTCTTAGCAACAATCGTAAGTACCTACTTTTTCGCGCAAACTTCCTGTTATTAACAAATCTCAGGGCTCTGTCGGTTTCCTCAAATATCAGGATACATCAACTGGTCAATTAGTCGCCGAGATTCCTACCCGATTAGGCCAACCTTGCGCCCTCAAACAAAATCCCTGGAACGCCGTTCTACACGTTGGCCACCAGAACGGAACAGTCACGCTATGGTCACCCAACTCATCAGACCCTCTCGTCAAGCTGCTAGCACACCGAGGACCCGTTCGAGATCTGGCCGTCGACCGTGAAGGTCGATACATGGTCTCAACAGGCCAAGATCAGAAGATGGCAGTTTGGGATCTCAGGATGTTGCGCGAAGTCAACAGTTACTTCACACGTCAACCAGCTTCTTCAGTGGCAATCTCCGATACAGGCTTGACAGCTATTGGCTGGGGTACTCAAACAACTATCTGGAAGGGTCTCTTCGATAAGAACGCCCCTGTCCAAGAAAAGGTTCAGAGCCCTTATATGGCCTGGGGTGGTGAGGGCAAGCGCATCGAGCGCGTACGATGGTGTCCCTTTGAAGATGTTCTCGGTATTGGTCACGACTCTGGCTTCTCTTCCATTATCGTTCCTGGTGCTGGTGAGGCCAACTACGACGCTCTGGAAGTTAACCCATTCGAGACTGCCAAGCAACGACAAGAATCCGAAGTCAAGGGCCTGCTCAACAAGCTACAGCCCGACATGATTGCCCTCGACCCCAACTACATCGGAACCCTGGACTTGCGATCCGAGAAGCAGCGTCGTGCCGAGAAGGACCTCGACGCTCCTGCTGCAGACATCGCCGAGGAGATCCGCAAGCGAGCAAGAGGCAAGAATGGTGCGCTCAAGAAGTACCTGCGCAAGCAGCGAAAGAAGAACATTATCGACGAGAAGAGAATGCACGTGGACGAAATTTGGAACGAGCagcaggccaagaagaacaagaaggagcTCGAGGCCGAGGCGGATCTGGGACCGGCGTTGTCAAGGTTTGCCAAAAAGGAGTAATAGACTTTCATATAGAAATGCGAATGCGAATGCGAATAATACCCTTTATCACAGAAAACACGATTCTTACAAGTGGAAAAGTGctgccttttctttattctaTCAGAGCCTCGCTTGAACGTCTATAATTGTAGTACTTTTAAGAATCCGGTCCCAAATTTCGTAATGCCATGCATGTCTTCGTATGTGTACACCCCCAAAATCCGACGCATCTATTCGTTCCATTGTTTAGAGCAGCTTCAGTCCACCAGTGACTTGGTCGACAAGGCTGCGAGGAGCAGGTCCAACGCCCAGCACCGTCATGCTACCTGCCTCGATCTGTGTTCGGCCAGCATCCTGGATCACCTCGGCAGTCAAACCCAGAGAGCGGGCCTTGCGTCGAAGCTCAAGAATTTCGTCCTGGCTCTTGACTTGAACAGCAATCTTGGCTTGACCGAGACGCTCCCATCGCTTGAGGATCTGGGCTTGGGGAGAGTTGGCGGGGGCGCGGACGAGGGACTTGTAGCAGGCGAGGGTAGCGTGGGAGCATTGAGCAGCGATTTTACCTATGAAAGTTTATGGTTAGCTTTTTTCGTCGAATTCAAGAAACATGCCCAACATACCCTTTGTCATGCCGAGATCTGTTCGcacaacaagaacaagctTGCACTCCTCGCCGTTATCCTTAACAACaggctccttcttctcctcggcaGCCTTCAAGCCCTGCTTGCGATCGGCGTCAGGGCCGTTGGCCCAGTTGGGTGCATGGTCGAGCACAGTATCGTCTTCGTCGACGTCGCTCTCGTCACTCTCGACAGGATCGTGCAGGGCGCGCCGACGCTCTTCGACTAGGGAAGGCGAGATTAGGTAACCACGGATGGTATAGATACCGAAAGCGTAGCCTGTGAGAAGGGCCACGACGGCCGTGGAGATGATTACTCCTGTTTGCTCGCCTTGATTCATGGTGATTGAAAAAGAATGTAGCGAATAGAATTGAGTTGAAAGGCTGGTTTAGCTTGTGATACTGTTTGGTGGTTTTTGGTGATGGAGCTAGGTTGGTTACATCACGTGGGGCAACTATGACTATGACTCTGAACGAAAACCTCAAGAACGTTTCAGTTTGTATCATGACCATGTTTCGAAGAAGGTGGAATTACTTGCTTTTATCCTTGAATTATCTCATTAATAACTCTCATTAATCCGATAATGTCATTATCAATGACACACAATGTTCCCGGCGCAGCCGTTCGAAGTCCTAGCATCTGATGGGAAACGCACATTCCTTACACACGACGATAATATTGCTATAATGCAAACAAACTATCATAACGTCGATTCCTGCTGATGTCTCACATCACTAGAACACCACGTTGGATGTATCCTGTCTCGTCAACCAAGGGGTGACATCCAAACAGTTTGGAAAAGTAATTGAGACAAGCGCTTCGCGCCTCAATATGGCCCTTCTTCATGCTAATTCCCACTTTGGGAACAAAGTTGTAATACTTTTCGTGTCCATTAATGAGAAGAGGTCCCTCGCCAGTGAGTAGTCCGTGGACATAGTTCAGCGCAAGATCCTCGCAATTGAAGCCCTCATCAACATATTCCCTGATTTGCGTCATGACAGTATCGTTGGATGAGTAATAGTCGAGGAACGAGATATGCGAAAAGGCAAGATTCGTCAGAACCATATTATAGTCATCCTGGCCCTTCTTACTGGAACAAAAGGTATAATGATGGTATCCAAACGTGTCCACGGGTGTACATCGAGCGAGAGCGCCAACCATTCGATTCCTGCCGAACTTGCGCCATGTCTGAAAGACAAACTCGAGATCGTTGGGGCGGTAGTACACGTCATCGTCTGAGAGTAGGATCGCCTGTGTCTTGTACTCGGGATCAGGCCAGAGCTTTTCGTTGAGACTGTTGCGCTTCGACTTTCGGTATCGAACAGGGACGCCGTACTTGGAAACGAAATCTTGCGGAGGGTAGTTTTCGAGGTCGTTCCAGACGATGACTATCTCGAGAAGTGAAGGTACCTCCTCGCTTAGGATGATGCTGAGAGTCTCTTCAAGTTCCTTTGGGCGTTGGTATGTTTGCATGGCGATGCTATAACAGGCTCAACGTTAGCATTTTCGCAGTCTaggagatgatgagaacgTACGTAAACTTGTCATCGCGCAGGTTTTCGTATTTGTGTCTCGACACATCCCAAATCTCTCTTGTTCCATTGACACCCTTACTCTCACACGTCGGATACCGTCCAATCTTTTGGATAACCTTTGGTATGAACCAGCCAGCGTTGGTGTACTTTCCCGTAAGAAAGATGAGCGACACAGCCAAGGTAAACGCAGCAATAATAGTCGTTGTCTTTCGAAAAGCTCGCGACTTGACAAGCTCTGGTGCATGAGCCTTCACCCACTCGACCTTTTCCGCAACCCTCCTCCTGAGGGGCTGCGCTTTCTCCATGAAGGAGACTGAAGGCTTCAACATTGTTGTTAGTTGCAGAAGCTGCGAATCTTGTCCCACGATGTTTTAAATAGGGGTGACGGAAAGAAGGGCTGTCTCCAAGGGAGATGTGTACGGGAGAGGCGTCTGGTATGTATCGATCGGGAATTACTGggcaagatggtcaagttgTTGGTTGGAATCTTGTTATGACTCTAATTTGTCTCACATAACCATCACCTCGAGACCTTGGCGTGCTCAGAAGTAAATCCTTCAGCTCAAATCATTATCAAGAATGGCGAAAAGACATGTGAGGCCAAGACAGATAGCGCCaaagcagaaaaagaaacTGTCGTGTAGCCAACTGGAATATTTCTTTGTTGGCTCGACTTACACGGGTGCAACATGTAGTACATACATATAATCCTCCCTTGCTTCATCCCTTGACTCGGGCTCCAAGTTAAGTCTAAGTCTAAGTCTAATTCGCACAAGTCAACTCTGACAACCTCTTCCATGTGAGTCTACCAATAGTAGCAAAGTGTTGTCGCACGTAGAGACATTTCTATCCAAAATGAGCTGTGGCTGCTAGCAAGTCGTTTGACCCAATGTCACGGTTGCAGTCTGTGGTTCGTCTCGTTCGATTCTGTGACTAGACTCAACATGGAAAGGATTGGACGGGTAATCAGTTAGGATAGTGCTGGGACACTTATCTCAGTAACACATACGTAGAACCGTTGTAAACATGATCTTTCGGATACTCAAGGCATACATTGCTTGTGTTCAGAACATGTTGTCAAGAATCCAAACACAGCAATATCCAAGTATTACATGCCAAGATCTTAATAAGAGGTGCAACCATAGAAACCCCTGCAAGTCCATCCATAGCGGCTGACGCCACTATCAAGCTCTCCCCTGCATGCTGCGTGGGGATTCACGAGAAAGAGAGCTCTGCCGAAGCTAGATTACCCTGTAGCCTCTTGACTGTCAGTCGACGGTAATTTGGCTTATACAAACCTAGCAGGAGATAATGTCTTATAAGCCCGGAGTTTCAGAACATGGAGGTGAAGAAAAGTGTTGTGTCATATATATGTTACTGTACAGCATTTTCATGTAACATCGACCTTGTCTACCTGATCAGATATGCCTGATTGTTGGCCCAGCATTTAGACGCATGATGATGTTGGTTTATTGATCCACGCCACATACAACTGCGAATAAGACCAAAGAATGAACATGGCCTTGACAAGTAGATGGGCGGAATTTAATATCTAGAATGTACCTTTCAGATCAAAATTCACATCAAAAACTGCAACTTGTTGGAGTTCAATCATCAAGAAAGTCTGGCAAGGACATCAAATCTATAACTGAGAACCGGTAGCTTACTCGTTCAGCCCACTTTTCCTACAATCGCAACATAAGTTTATCTAACCAACCACATCTGAACCACATCAAAAGCAATTAACAGACACAACTTATACTTTGTCACGCAATCCTCATTTCTGAATAGCTTGGCATCAACATGAGCGCAAACAAAGCTCTCATAGTAGGCATCTCGGGATGTTCCTCCAGCGGGAAAACCACTCTCGCGAGACTACTGCGGGACATTTTCCCCCACACTTTTATCCTGCACGAAGATGACTTTTATAGACCCGAGAATGAGTATGCTACCCCCGAAACTATACCTGTGAATCTTGGTTAACAATAGCTTAGATTACCTACAAAGAATGGTCTCTTAGACTGGGATTGTGCCGAGGCCCTCGATATCCCTGCCATGGCTGAATCCCTCGCTTATATCCGTCAACACGCCGCTTTTCCTGTAAGTCCCATGTCACAACGCTCAACCTATTAACTTACACTTGTCAGCCTACCCTTGACTCCAAAGAGGATCAAAACTCTGTGGGAAAGTGTCCTGTGCCAGATTCCACAATTGAAGCCCAGCGCGCCAAAGTAGATGCTGCCCTAGGACAAGACCATCCCCTCCGCAATAACCTCCGTCTATGTCTCCTGGACGGCTTCCTTCTTTACTCACCCTCTATGGCGGCTGTGAAGCCTAATTTAGACATCAAACTCTTTCTGAGAACGACGTACgcaaaagcaaaggcgagaaGAGAGGCTAGAGATGGATACGTCACTCTTGAAGGCTTCTGGGCTGATCCTCCGG carries:
- a CDS encoding hypothetical protein (BUSCO:7951at5125) encodes the protein MPTAVAHSHRPTTKVTHKSFKSRAASKHELRDRAKGRVSNEKGNRKTPHQQVMSKFDRRNQAKQARLNKHKEQVKDTLVFAGKDGAPRHVALIPLCAGTDLNATIKHLNNSVDIEDNAEGGNYRVSVDRFKQKLQYIPIERDLNACLDAARVADFVIVVLSASVEVDELGELILRSVESQGMSTLFTIVEGLDKVEPAKQRQSVLGSLRSFITHFHPEQEKLYSIENRQECANLMRSLCNTTPKGIRWRDERSWMLAEDIKFAYSESEPTVITGIVRGKGLKADRLVQVGDWGTFQIEKIESAPLPKQIKKRGEEMTIDPEEAGKVLDEATADRDELVELAPEEVMMDADDAEMEASASEQKGVLLDDHHYFTDEEEEARKIKKRVPKGTSNYQSAWYLEDVSDSESDMEDYEMPDEDAEQARPEDGIEGYAPAPGTEGAPSEYPQSEMMIEPDEEEDLKQLKQYREGKRTEEQDDMEFPDEIELHPGVLARERLARYRGLKSLRTSVWKESEDRAHEPEEWRRLLQVPNYQSSKSQVTREALVGGVEPGTRVHIYIKGVSPIQEKTYDPKKPLTLFSLLRHENKKTAVNYLFNLSSDFTKSIKAKEELIVQCGPRRMVIKPLYSQPGQTPNDVHKYCRFIHPGQSAIATFMGPLTWGAVPVLFFKRTTAEDVDKNEEEDGPHIGMSLIGTGTAIPPSTSRVIAKRIILTGHPYHINKRIVTIRYMFFNREDVEWFKALPLWTRRGRSGFMKEPLGTHGYFKATFDGRINPQDSIGVSLYKRVWPRNAVPVEGPLLDFATSKIQEDGDMMMDDQA
- a CDS encoding hypothetical protein (BUSCO:14389at5125), with product MEVDRVDTTTSKVRDNGALAVEGARTELVPRSERERARRIREAHKAYGRGKKVNLKAIKDKKLRSNMKRLESKYEDATLKAKDAEILLENTSGFLEAEDELERTYKVRQDDITSGVAVGTAQKRFELTLDQLGPYQFDYSRNGRDLLLGGRKGHVATMDWREGKLGCELQLNETIRDVKWLHNNQYFAVAQKKYVYIYDHNGVELHTLRKHQEVSHMEFLPYHYLLATIGSVGFLKYQDTSTGQLVAEIPTRLGQPCALKQNPWNAVLHVGHQNGTVTLWSPNSSDPLVKLLAHRGPVRDLAVDREGRYMVSTGQDQKMAVWDLRMLREVNSYFTRQPASSVAISDTGLTAIGWGTQTTIWKGLFDKNAPVQEKVQSPYMAWGGEGKRIERVRWCPFEDVLGIGHDSGFSSIIVPGAGEANYDALEVNPFETAKQRQESEVKGLLNKLQPDMIALDPNYIGTLDLRSEKQRRAEKDLDAPAADIAEEIRKRARGKNGALKKYLRKQRKKNIIDEKRMHVDEIWNEQQAKKNKKELEAEADLGPALSRFAKKE
- a CDS encoding hypothetical protein (TransMembrane:1 (o6-29i)~BUSCO:51631at5125), whose amino-acid sequence is MNQGEQTGVIISTAVVALLTGYAFGIYTIRGYLISPSLVEERRRALHDPVESDESDVDEDDTVLDHAPNWANGPDADRKQGLKAAEEKKEPVVKDNGEECKLVLVVRTDLGMTKGKIAAQCSHATLACYKSLVRAPANSPQAQILKRWERLGQAKIAVQVKSQDEILELRRKARSLGLTAEVIQDAGRTQIEAGSMTVLGVGPAPRSLVDQVTGGLKLL
- a CDS encoding hypothetical protein (TransMembrane:1 (i45-69o)~CAZy:GT64) — encoded protein: MLKPSVSFMEKAQPLRRRVAEKVEWVKAHAPELVKSRAFRKTTTIIAAFTLAVSLIFLTGKYTNAGWFIPKVIQKIGRYPTCESKGVNGTREIWDVSRHKYENLRDDKFTIAMQTYQRPKELEETLSIILSEEVPSLLEIVIVWNDLENYPPQDFVSKYGVPVRYRKSKRNSLNEKLWPDPEYKTQAILLSDDDVYYRPNDLEFVFQTWRKFGRNRMVGALARCTPVDTFGYHHYTFCSSKKGQDDYNMVLTNLAFSHISFLDYYSSNDTVMTQIREYVDEGFNCEDLALNYVHGLLTGEGPLLINGHEKYYNFVPKVGISMKKGHIEARSACLNYFSKLFGCHPLVDETGYIQRGVLVM